The following coding sequences are from one Eleginops maclovinus isolate JMC-PN-2008 ecotype Puerto Natales chromosome 11, JC_Emac_rtc_rv5, whole genome shotgun sequence window:
- the banf1 gene encoding barrier-to-autointegration factor, translated as MSSTSQKHKDFVAEPMGEKPVMALAGIGEVLGKRLEDKGFDKAYVVLGQFLVLKKDEELFRDWLKDTCSANVKQQGDCYGCLKEWCDAFL; from the exons ATGTCGTCAACATCCCAGAAACATAAAGACTTTGTGGCCGAGCCCATGGGCGAGAAGCCTGTGATGGCTCTTGCAGGCATTGGAGAAGTCCTTGGCAAAAGACTGGAGGACAAAGGTTTTGACAAG GCGTACGTGGTCCTCGGGCAGTTTCTGGTGCTGAAGAAAGACGAAGAGCTTTTCCGGGACTGGCTGAAAGACACTTGCTCTGCAAATGTCAAACAACAAGGTGACTGCTATGGGTGTCTCAAAGAATGGTGTGATGCCTTCTTGTAA